From the genome of Papaver somniferum cultivar HN1 chromosome 2, ASM357369v1, whole genome shotgun sequence, one region includes:
- the LOC113347958 gene encoding probable caffeoyl-CoA O-methyltransferase At4g26220, with amino-acid sequence MEGTSRKLSVFDLSKSESGLLQSKELYQYILNTSVYPNEAEVLKDLRQATASHPGHLMLSAADEGPLMSLLLKLVNAKKTIEIGVYTGYSLLVTALSLPKDGKVIAIDPNRSSFQLGLPFFKRAGVEHKVEFIESIALPVLDKLLEDPKNEGSFDYAFVDADKSNYANYHERLLKLVKVGGIILYDNTLWSGTVAWEDDSSLDEDMVRLRTIFMDLNKKLASDSRIQISQLPVGDGLTMCMRLC; translated from the exons atgGAAGGAACATCCAGAAAACTTAGTGTATTCGATTTATCAAAATCTGAGTCTGGTTTACTACAAAGCAAAGAGCTTTATCAG TACATCTTGAACACAAGTGTGTATCCGAATGAAGCTGAGGTTCTTAAGGATCTACGTCAAGCTACTGCTAGCCATCCAGG ACATTTGATGCTTAGTGCAGCGGATGAAGGTCCCTTAATGTCATTACTTCTAAAGCTTGTTAACGCAAAAAAGACAATTGAAATTGGCGTTTACACGGGATATTCACTCCTTGTTACTGCTCTTTCTCTTCCCAAAGATGGAAAA GTAATAGCCATCGATCCAAACCGATCATCTTTCCAGTTAGGGTTACCATTTTTCAAAAGAGCTGGAGTGGAACATAAGGTGGAGTTTATCGAGTCTATCGCCCTTCCTGTTCTTGATAAACTACTTGAAGAT CCAAAGAACGAGGGATCATTTGATTATGCTTTTGTTGATGCTGACAAATCGAATTATGCAAATTATCATGAGAGATTACTGAAATTAGTCAAGGTTGGTGGGATAATTCTATATGATAACACACTCTGGTCGGGAACAGTTGCCTGGGAAGATGATTCCTCACTCGATGAAGATATGGTACGCCTGAGGACTATCTTCATGGACCTAAATAAGAAATTGGCATCTGATTCTCGAATTCAAATTTCTCAACTTCCTGTTGGTGATGGTCTCACGATGTGTATGCGTCTTTGTTAA